ACCCTTGTTTCTCTCTTGTCTCCGAACCAGGAGATGGTGAAGAAATTAGACAGCTTTGGCTACGGCTTTTTGATTCCGATCTTCTTTGTGATGGTCGGGGTAGATCTTGATATTTGGAGTCTGTTTACCGACAACCGCGTGGTCATTCTCATTCCATTATTATTCATAGCACTGCTCGTATCGAAAGTCGTACCTGCGCTGATTTTGAAAAAATGGTATGATACGCGCACTGTCTTGAGTACAGGATTTATTCTGACCTCTACGCTCTCGCTTGTGATTGCGGCTGCAACGATCGGGGAGAGAGAAGGCATGATTGATGCCCAGATGGAAGGTGCGCTGATTCTAGTGGCGGTACTCACCTGTCTGATCGCTCCGATTGTATTTAAGAAGATTTATGGCAAGTTTGAGGATGAACAGCATAAAACGGTGGTGTCCTTTATTGGCTCCAACCGCATGACGCTGCCGGTGGTCCGGGAGCTGGACATCAATTCCTACGAGACTCACTTGTATCATACAAAAGTAGATAAAATCGATGATAAAATCAGCCGTTCCTGCTTCGATATCAAGGAACTGGATGGCTATAACGTGGATGCCATGAAAGCATATGGTGTATTTGAGGTTGATCTCTTGGTCGCTTCTACAGGTGATGAAGAAAAGAACGCCGAAATTGCACGCTTTGCGAAAGAAGAAGGAGTGGAGCGCGTTATTGCCCGTGTAGAATCTCCAGAATTGACCGCCGAGCTAAAAGAGCTTAAGGTCAGCGTGTTCTCTGTCTTCTTATCATCCAAAGCTCTCCTTAAAGCCATGATCGAAGCACCGAACGTCGTCGATATCATCACGAAACAGGAAAGTGCGCTCTACCAGATCAACATGAACAATTCCTCCTATAACGGAGTGTATCTTCGCGAATTTCCGTTTACTGGAGATGTGATCATGGTCCGGATTTTCCGTGGCAAAGATTCAATTGTGCCGCACGGGGATACAGAGCTTAAACTGGGTGACCGTCTCATTGTGACGGGTTCAAGTGAGTATGTAGATGAACTGAAAATGGATCTTGAATTTTAAATGAGCAGGGATCTCCTTTCGAAATGAAAGGGGGTCCTTTTTTATGGCGTGATTACTTCGCCCTGCCTGAATTGGGCCGCAGTCAAATGAAAAAGAAACCTCGCCAGTTGAAATAAGGAGATCATAATTTATAAAACGCCTCTTATTGAAACTCCAGTACTGTAATAATCGTAGATGTACTATGGAATTTAGGACGGAGGAGAAGGATGACCGTACTGGTTGACCTGATCATGTTATGGTTAGAACTCACCTTATTGAAGGTGTCGGAAGAAGATATCGAAGGTAATCTAAAGGAACTGAAAAAGCATACCTGGTTTCAGGACTATCTCTCTGATGAAACGAAGCGGCAGCAAATCATCCATGATGCAAAAGTACGGCGCGTGATCGGAAGGTTCTCTAAAAGGAAATTAAGAAAAGACTCGTATCAGGCGTATTGTAAGAAGAAATTGGACCGTGCGCTTAGATAGAGGATCCACACCGTGTGAGCGTGTCTGACCTTTACTACTGGAGGTATATGTTAGGCTTGACGAAATACACGAAGTTTTTCTTATATAGATAGAGAAATAGGTGGGGTAAAATATGGTTAAGAGGTTTAAAGAACAGATGAAGCTACCGGGTGCACGTTTGGGAGTGTCCATAGCAGCTTTGATATTTATAAGTGGAGTTTTGACTAAAATCTTTACGATGCTTTTATTATGAAAAACAAGCCGGCTTAAATCTTAAGACTGAATGGTTTTTCTGATTTCATTTTCAATCATTGTCCAAGCTTGCTGGGCTTTTAGCTCGGGTCCTAAGTGAGTGAAGGCGTGATAGCAGTCTTCAAATACTTCGTGTCTCACGGGCACGCTGGCGTTTCTTAATTTGTCTGCGTACGTTTCAGCTTCCTGGGAGAAAGCGTCATATTCCGCCGCAATTATAAGCGCCGGGGCAAGCTTGTCTGTATGGGGAGCTAAGACGGGAGAAGCAAGCGGATGTTCCGCCTGGTTTCTTTCCGGTACATAGCACAAGTTGAGAAAATGGGCAGCCTGAGGGAAACGCGCACGACCGGGATCGCCCTCTGGTTTATCAGCATGCGGGGTAACGAAATCAAGCATGGGACAGATCAGCACCTGGAGGAGGGGCTGAGGTTCGTTCCGCTCCTTCAGCAATAGACAGAGCGCGGCCATAATATTGCCACCTGAACTTTGCCCGCCGACCATAATTTTTTCTGGATCAATCTTAAGGTCTTTGGCATGGTCTTTTATCCAGTGCAGCAGCTGGTAGGACTGCTCCACAGGCCCTGGAAAAGGATATTCCGGTGCCTTGGCATAGTCAACATTGATAACGACGCAGCCCGTATTGTTCGCGATCTGACGGCAGTATGGATCATCCATCTCTTTGGAATTCATAATGAAGGCACCGCCGTGCAGGTTAATGTAGACAGGCAGATTTTCACCCGTTGCTCCTTTTGGATAGTAGCAGGATATATATGTATCTTTCACATCAGTTTCAACGAGAATGTCCTTTTTGTCCTGGACGGACTGTATGGGAACCATGGGTGTATTCAGAGATTGATCTGAAAAGAAACGGAGTGTATTGGCTATAATAGATTTATACATAATGAACCCCCTGTTTTTTAATTGCTTATTCCCGGCGTAAAATGAAAATAATCATAATGAGCTTCTGAGTGCAAGATATCATAGACGAACACGCTGATATGCAGAACCTGCACAACAAATGTTTACATATAAAATAAGCATACGCTATGCTTGAAAAAGATGAGGTGATCGCCATGTGGTTCATGTTTCTGGCCATAATTTCAACTCTCCTGCTATTTTGGCAGAAGGTTTCATTTCCTATTCAAGAACCTGGAAAAACGAGTACATACTCGATTATTATACCAGCACGTAATGAAGAAGAAAATTTAAAACGCTTACTTCCTTCGATTCTCGCAACGAAGAGTAACCAAAGGGAAGTCATTGTCGTGGATGACCACTCAGAAGACCGGACCCGGGCAGCGGCAGAATCCTTTGGAGTAAAAGTGATCAGCAATCCGCCTTTACCGGAAGAGTGGATGGGTAAATCCTGGGCCTGTTATAACGGGGCAAAAATAGCAAAAGGAAAAACGTTGTTTTTTCTTGATGCAGACACATGGTTCTCCAAACACGGACCGGAAAGGATCATCCAGTTTTCAGAAAATAAAGGAGTGAACGCCTTAGTTACGGTACATCCCTATCACTACATGCATTCGTTCTGGGAAAAGTTTTCTTCTATTTTCCACCTGGTGGTATTTGCTTCCTCAGGAATCACAACGGTCGCGAGGGATCAGATAAGCAAGCATGGAGGCTTTGGTCCCTGTTTAATTATTCCGGCAGAGACGTACTGGGAGCTTGGCGGCCATCAGTCGATCCGCAGTGAAATTGTAGAGCACCTGGCCTTTGCAAGACGCGCGGAAACTAGAGGCGTACAGACTTATGCCTTCAGCGGCAGACATGTGGTGAACATGCGGATGTATGAAGCGAGTCTGAAAGCGGTGGTGGAAGGGTGGTCCAAAAGCTTTGCTTCGGGAGCGAAAACGGCATCGCCGTGGATGACAGCTGCTGCGATTCTCTGGATCACGTCTGTCATCTCTTACCTTCTTAACATTCCTGACATGGGGTGGTGGAGCCTGATCGGCTATGGAATTCTTGCTTTCTGGCTTGGTCGCACGCTCCAGGAAATGGGGAACTTCAAGTGGTATGATGCGATCCTTTTCCCGCTCCATTTCTTCTTCTTTGTCGTTCTGTTTGGCTATTCCATTTTGAAAACCTTCTTTTGGAAGGAATCCACTTGGAAGGGCCGGAATATAGCCGGAAAGAATAAGAGAGGGTCGTCCTGATGATGACAAAGATAATAATTGCCTGGGTAATGATCCATATAAGCATCAGCGTACTTGTATCTCAGCTGCCCGCTTCTATGGTTTTATCTTTCTCCAAACTATATGAGTTAAAGAATTGGGAGAAAAACGGCCGGGTGTATGAGCAGCTGAAAATAAAGAAATGGAAGCATTTTCTTCCAGAAGCCAGGAAATGGGTGAATCAGGGAAAGGGGAAGACGGCGGCTCATCTGCGGAACGAAAAAGAGTTTCAAGCCTTAACCCTGCAGACCAGCCGCTCCGAGCTGTCTCACTGGATTCAGATCCTTCCCGCCCCATTATTTTTCTTCTTTCTGCCTACGTGGGCCGGGTGGGTCATGGTCCTCTATGCGATTTTATTTAATCTGCCCTTTATCCTTGTACAGCGCTATAACCGCACCCGGTTAGAACGATTCAGGAAGGTTTACGAAAAGAAGTAGCGATGACGTGCTGTCAGCGCACAAAAAGGGACGGAAAGCCGTGTGATACGCTTCCGTCCCTAACTTATTCATTTAGAAATTTTTCATATTCTTTGGATCGGACGATTTTGCTGCGGCACCTTCAGATCTGTAGATCTCTTCCATTGCCTTCTGCTCATCAACGACCGGAACGAGGCGTGTCTGCTGCCTGCGTTTTTGTTCAAAATGCACGGACAGGATAATCAATCCAGCTGGTAGTAACAACCATAACCACAACATCTAATCCCGCCTTTCTCGGATCTATACGATCCTATGTATTGTATTCCCTTCTTATCAAAATTTATCCCTCCTTTTCATGGAAAATTTGCCATTCTTGTTAATGGATGAAAGAAAAAATGAAACGATCGAAGCGGGCGAACCGTACGTAAGGAAAGGAAGTGATCAGCTATGATGAGACTCATGTTTATGATTGCCGCGCTTGTTCTCCCGATTTCAATGTTCTTTGACCAGGCAGCTTCAGGGATCTTAATCTCCCTGTTCTTCATGTTGACAGGGGCTTATTTCAGCAAACCGAGATTTAATCGTTCGAAAAAAGGCTGAGAATTTTATCCCTGTTCGATTTTTTTGGAGGTGGGAGAGTGAGAAAGCATTACGTTAGAACTGCCCTGATCGTTGGAGTAGCTGTGTTTTTGATCAGCTTGTTTGTCCTGGTCGCCCTGGGGTCGCCTGCTCCTTATGTGGGAGGCTTAGTCATCGCATTTATCGTATTTGAAATCAGCTTTTATCATTTGTTTGCGAAGAATAGGCAGGAGCGTAACGTTTTTTATAAAAGAACAAAATGAACAAGTAGGATAGAGAAGGGAAGCGGAACCAATGGAGAGAATAAATGATGAACGTCTGCAGCTGAGGAATTTAAAAAACATTCGGATCGTCTATATCATACAGACCTTTGGAATTTTGGCCATTCTTGCCTACGATCTGGTAACAAAAGGTATGGATAGAATGACTGAAAACCCTCTGTGGGCCGTTTTTATGATTTCAGCTGTGGTGAATGCGTACTTAATGATGAATATTAGTGTGGATCATGAAAAGCAAACATCACCAGAGAAGGGCCTTTACATATCACTCGCCGTTGTTGGTGTCCTGTCTATTGCTAGTGGTGCAATGGTGACGTTACTGGGCTCGAATGGGATGGGAAGCGGCTTCTTAATAGGCGGCATAATTTTAGTCTGTTCCCTGGTGCCTGTGATCTATATTTATGTATTAAGAAAGAGGAAGATAGAAGACGAGGATGAAGAGGAGCTTTCCAGTTGAGTTTCTCTTTAAAGAGACAGAAGTTCTGATGAACCAGGGCTTCTGTTTTTTTGTGTATTGAAAAATATTTACTTGAAGTGTAATATTACACTAAATCTGAATGGGAGGAGAATGTGTATGTATGTAATTCCGCTTGTCCTGTTTATATTTCCAATGCTTGCCTTTGTGATAGGCGTTTTAGGCCGCGCTCTTTTGAAAAAGCTGTTTATTGCACCTGTCATCGTCTTTGGACTTTCCCTGCTGGCTCAACTCCTGTACTTACATTTTTCTTTTTTTACATGGACCCTCATCTATACAGCCCTTGCTTTTTCAGGTAGTATTATCGCTCATTTTCTCCTCCTGAAATATCAACCCAGCCGCAAAGTTCAAAAGACAGGTGTGATCATTCTTCTGGGATCTGTCCTTATTCCTGCGCTGATTTTTACCATATCGAGGCCGGTAAATGCCGTTCTGATGGAGAAAAAGGTTGAGAATCACCTTCGGGAAGAAGAATACTCGTCCAGTGACATTTACTCCATTGAAACTTTTTATGATGGCAAACGTAATACAAACCGGACAGAACCTGTCATTGCGGAGGTTGTTTTTACAGATGATCCTGGCCATACATATCGTTATATCGAATTAAAGAAGAAAAAACAGGTTGTGCAGATGTGTGAATATGAGAGGAGCCCGAACTTTTATACGAACGAGTACACGGCGGAACGGCCGCACATGGTTAAAGGCTGCTTTGAATAAGCAAGACAGAGGCCTGGGTAAATCGGAGAGTCCGTCAATCATACTAAATTCGACAATAAGGTTCGCATCGAAGCGGTTATAATAAACGCCGAAAAGGGAAAAGAAATTCCTGTAGTGGGAGAGATCGTTCATTCGCTTGTTCTAAATGAAGAATACTCTTTTGCCATCACTGGTGCAGACCCTTCCCGTCTCCACCTGAAAAAGGAGGTATTGGGCTGCTTTAGTGGATAATTGTATTTTGTTAATTGATATAATAAAATAGGAGCAGGTACTAATAACAAATCCCAATTGTAGAAATCACCTCAAGGAGGGCATGGAATGAATTTATCATTAGAAGGACGCACCTATGTCGTAATGGGCGTAGCCAACAAACGAAGTATTGCGTGGGGCATTGCACGCTCTTTACATGAAGCAGGCGCGAGACTTATTTTTACTTATGCATCCGAACGTTTCGGGAAAGCTGTTCGTGAACTGGCCGACACGCTTGAAGGGGAAAACAATTCCTTATTCTATGAGTGTGACGTAACCAATGATGAAGCCATCATTCAAACGTTCGAAAATATTCAGAATGATGTAGGTGTCATTCATGGACTGGCTCACTGCATTGCTTTTGCCAACCGCGATGAGCTAAAGGATGAGTTCCTGAACACAAGCCGTGACGGATTCTTAACGGCTCACAACATCAGTTCTTATTCACTTACTGCTGTGGCACGTGCCGCTAAGCCGCTTATGTCAGAAGGTGGAAGCATTATTACCATGACGTATCTCGGCGGCGAGCAAGTCGTCCAGAACTACAATGTGATGGGTGTTGCTAAAGCGAGCCTGGATGCAAGCATGAAGTATTTAGCTAACGACTTAGGTAAGCACAACATTCGTGTGAACGCGATTTCCGCTGGTCCAATCCGTACGCTGTCCGCTAAAGGCGTAGGAGACTTTAACCAGATTCTTCAGGAAATTGAAGAACGTGCGCCGCTGCGCCGTCCCGTTACACAGGAAGAAGTCGGCGATACCGCTTATTATCTAATGAGTGATCTTTCCCGCGGCGTAACAGGAGAAGTTATTCACGTGGACTCAGGCTTTAACATTATCGGTTATTAATAGACAAATCCCCGGACGCTTGAGAAAGAGCGCCGGGGATTTTTTTATGTCACCAGTACTTCAATTGATCCCAACGAGATTTGCAGTGGGAGATGAGGTGACACAAAAGATCCATTTTACTTGGCACTTGAAATAATTCAGTCGGGCTTTGAATATCATGGTTAATAAGGCATTTGTGTTCAGGTCATTATCCTGACCAGCAGAGAAAAGGATCGTTCGTTACTTGGTTAAAACTTTGTAAAAAAGGAAGAAATAATGTCGAACTTGGGCGATTGTGAACATGCTGTCCTAACCAAGCATATACATAGAACGATGACCCTATTTAAAAAGGAGAGATCCGGAATGGCTGAAAACACGGAAAACAAACGAATGGCAAAGCAACCGATGCTTTATATCGCCCAACCTAAATTCAAACCTGCTGAAGTTTCCATGCAGACCAGCTTTCGTACCCAGCGGAGTCAGTCTGCTCCAGCACCTGCCGAGCAGCCCGCTAAATCAGAGGCACCCTCGACTTCTCTTCATGAAAAAGAACTGAGGCTGAGGAGCCAGAATAAAGCGGCACCTGCTGCCAGTCCACCAAAAGCGAATGAAGAGGCACCTGCCGAGGAGTCAGAGAAGAAGGAACAGCCTGAATCTTCAAGAGATCGCAGACTTCGTTTCCATGAATTATCGCTTGAGGAAAAAGTGAACTACTTTTTCACGTTATCTCCGCACGTGCCAAAAATGAAGTGTGAGGTATCGACCGAGGACAATAAATACAGAGGATACATTACGGACTATGAAGAAGGAATCGTCCACTTAAAGATTTTTCAGCGGCCCTTCCAGCAAGAGGTACCGTTTAAGGACATAACCGATATTCGATTAATTGGATTCTAAGAAAAAAACCGCGCTTTGTCAGCGCGGTTTTCGTTTGATTATTACAGTGCTGCTGTTGCAGGCAGGCAAGTCACGTGGCAGAAGCAGTTAAGATCTACCGTAATACAGATGCCGGAAGCGCGCAGGTTTCTGCAGCTTTGGTCAGCAGGAGACTTCGGATCAAATCCATGATGATGATGGTACCCATCAGATGATTCGTCTGCTCCTCCTACATTGTTGTGATGATCAGCGAACAATAGCTCAACTACCGCACATCCGTCATGATCTACGGATTTAACGCGGAAGAAGAAGCTTCCTCTAATCTCGCAGGCATCTCCACTTCTTTTCGAACCGTATCCTTTAAAAGGTTTGCAGCCATCTTTACAGTAAAGAATAACCGGAACCGTATCGAATCCAGAACCTCCGCCTGTATCCCCTAATAGATCAGCGATGGATTGCTCACAGCTCGTCATGCATTCGTGGATGACATCATTTTGAGCATCAACGATATCTTTAAGGATATCAATGACGCAAGAGCCACTATCATGTTTTTTACCACAGCTCATATTTATTTTCCCCTTTCCATACGTATTGACGTATTGTCTTTACTAGAATATGTTTTGACCCATTGAGGGTGTGGGCATTTGTCATATTTCCTGAATTCTGTAACTTTTTTATCAAAGATGGGCATTAGACCATACTTCATCGAGACAAACGCATAGAGTAACAATGAATTCGAATAAGGAGATGAATAGCATGTCTGAGAAGAAAAAGGTCATTCGCGTGAAAGACCTTGTAATTGAAGCTGAAAACGTATTTATTGAACCTCAGCGTAAAGAACATCATGACCGTAAAGACCGTGTCGATCCATTTTTCGGGGGGCGCCGTAGAAAAGATGACGTAGCTGGCGAATCAAAAGATCGCCATGATGAGTCTTCCAGCAGCCGGGGCGGATTTTCCTGGATTTAATAAAAATTTCTTCAGCCACTACCGACGAGCGTAGTGGCTTTTTCTATATGGCTTCGGTTGCGTTAATCACTGTGGTTGATCAAAAGTTCTTCCATAATAAAGCATTTTCGTGGAAGACTCAGGTTCTAGGTGTTCACGGAGAAGGTACTGCGGCCGATTAGGGTACAGTGTATTTTTCTGTCTTACATTTTCGAAACACAAAGTAATCGGAACGGATTGTACAGATAAGCGAGGTAGTTGAATAAATTAATAAATATAGAGTTTTACCCGTGTCATGAATTTCAAAAGGGAGGTTTAAGAAATGGGGAGTATAACATGGTTGGAGTTATTATTATTGGGGCTTGCGAGCTTCCGGCTAACTCGGCTGATTGTAGATGACCTGATTATGGAATGGCTGAGAAAGCCCTTCTTTCATACGAAAGTAGTTGAGCTGGAAGATGGGAAGAAGGAAGAATGGGAAATACCGAACGGCTGGATCGGGGAGGGGCTGAGCTGTCACTGGTGTGTCGGTGTATGGTCGGCACTTATTAATTTTCTTCTATATTATTATATTCCATTTGGTTATTTTCTGGTGCTGATCCTGGCCATTGCCGGTTTACAATCGATTTTCTATAAATGGAGTGAAAAGCTTTCATGACGGAGAAAAAAGATAAAACAATCTTTGAAGTTTTACAGGAAATCAATGAGGAAACGTCGAAAAACTATGGAATCATTAAACAGCCTGAGAAGAAATTTCAGGGCTGGGATCAGGACATTCAAGCCTGGGACCGCCGGTTTTCCAAACGGATGACGGATATGGAGCGCTTTTTGAATAAGCAGATGGGTAAAGTCGAGCGTTTTTTTGAATAAGGCATTGTTAAACTTCAGTGTTGATTTTAAGGTTAATCTCCCGTTACTTGAAGACTCAGTTCCGAGATAACTTGGGTCCGTCGCCAAAAAAGGATGAGAGCGGCTACGGAAACAACTCGCTTTCCTACAGGGGAACGGTGAGCTTCCTCGCTCGTTTCACTCCCTGCGGGATCTCACCTAGTCCCTTCTCCCGTGGGAGTCTCATCGTTTCCTTCTCCGCCCGAACGATAGCTGATGAGCGGACCCTGCTATAGGAGAAAAGAGCCATACTGTATCTGCATCAAATGCTTCTATAACAGGATTCCTACACGTAAACACACGTGAAAACCAGTGTGGATCTCGTTGATTGGAAAGCGATTATGGAAGGGTTTCGAGCTCCCCATAAACGCAAAGGGCGGAAGGGAACGGCGAAGACTCCTGCGGGATGAACATGATCGGTGAGATCCCAGAAGGCGAAGCCTGAGGAAGCTCACCACATGCCCGCGGAAAGCGAGCCGTTCCCTGAAGCCCCTTTCTCCACACAATATCTCGAAATCGAGTCTTCAACTATCCTGTCCTATTGTGTAATAAGTCTTTTTTGAAAAATTAACAATAAACTTTAACACAGCTTTGAATAAAGGATGCGTAATGGAGGTATATCAGGGTCGGAAAAAGGGTATGGGTCTATAAACGAGGAGGAGTTATAGATGGGGTATATATTGCCGGTTAATCATTATCAATATAAGGATTATCATGATCGTACGATCCAGACTGAACGCTCTCCTTTTATGCTGGAACAAATTTTTAAAACGACGCTCGATAACCGATTAAAGCAGCATGAGCAGTCGCGGGAAGAGGACCGTCTCGAATATCAGGAAATGAGCCGCAAGCTTTTCACCTCTAAAGATATGCATGCCGTGAAGAATCCATGGCAGCCAGCCGATCCAGCTCATGAAAAAGTATATTCCGATGTAACAGGAAAAGGGAAACACTTTAGCGAAAGTATTTAGAAAAGCTAAAGGAGTTGATCTTGTGTCTTTTCATTCCATCAATGAACACTGCTATTACTATAGCGGTTCCGTGAATATCGGATACATTCATAAAGGAACGGACGGCCTGCTGATTGATGCCGGCCTGGACCGTTCCTCTATAAAGAAGGTGCTCAAGGAGCTGAGCGAACGCGAACTTCCATTGACGCACCTTTTTATTACGCATGCGCACGCCGACCATTACGGGGGAGCGGCTTATATCCAGCAGAATTACGATGTCTATACGCTTGCGCCTGTTTTTGAAGAGGCCGTGCTGAAGTACCCGGGTCTTGAACCGCTGTACTTGTTCGGAGGCAATGATCCGCTTGAAGAGCTGCAGAATAAGTTTCTGCAGGGTCCTGCGATTACCATTGATGAAGTGATTGAGGAGGGGACGTTTCAGGCCGGAGCCATTGAAGGAAAAACCTATCTTATGCCGGGCCACAGCTATCACCAGCTTGCCCTTCGCGCCCACGGAATTCTCTACGCAGCGGACAGTTATTTTGGAGTTGAAACTTTACATAAGCATAAAATCCCTTACAATTCCGATGCCGATCGAACACTTGAAAGTCTGAACCGATTACTGACCATTTCGTGCGATGGCTGTGTACCCGGCCACGGAGAGCTGGAAGAGGACGCGTCGGCTACCATTCAAACCAACATCGATTATCACGAAGAGATCCTGGATACGATGGAAAACTGTATTCAGGCACACGAAAAAGGGGTCAGCCATGAAGAACTCGTTGCCGCCATGTGTGAACACTATGGGGTAAAAGCTCCTCAGCTGTCCCAGTGGTTATTGTACCGGACGGCCGTTACGGCGTATGCGATTGCTTTAGTGAAGCAGGGAAGGGCGGTCCATCAGGTTCAGGACCACCGTTTCATTTTTACAGCATTAGAAGCCGATCAAAAATAGCTGCGGCTCGCCTTCTTTATATTCGGCGTAAAGGACGTCCTCCGGTGAGTTAAAATTCTGCGATTGCAGCTGACGTTTCAGCCAGGCTTCATTCTGACCGATTTCCTCCAGACTGTCCCAGATGACTTCACCGTCACTGATCAAAGTACGTGGAAGTGGAACGGCTTCCGGCGACAGGTTCATGTCCCCCCGGGTTACGTTCTGATACTGGGAAGCTTTTAACACTGAAACGGTACCATCCGTTTCAAGCACGGCATACTGTACTTCCTGTACCGAAAATACGTCTTTAGCGCGCAGCAGGTGCTGCAATTGATTGATATCCAGCTTGCTTTTCTTAAGCTGCTTACGGTCGATGTCCCCTTTGTAAATGATCAGGGAAGGTCGGCCCTCCAGCAGCCCGCGGGTCGATTTATATTTTTCTGTTATAATCTCCGTAACATAGATGAGAACGCCCCACAAAAGCACGGCAAAACCAATCTGAGGAATGCCGACTTCTTTATCATAAAGCGCATTACCTACAAGCTCTCCCAGGACGAGGGCAGCGATAAAGTCGAACGCGGTGATTTGCGTGATTTGTGTTTTTCCTAATACTTTGGTGAGAATAAATAAGGCTAAAAAGCCGAAGAAGGTTTCCACCGTAATTTGAAGATAATCCATATATAATCACAGTCCTCGTCAATTCTTTATCCTTCATTGTGGACAAAAAGGAGACGACCTAAACGAAAAAAACTGTCGATCCAAAGTGGATCGACAGTTTTTTCTCGTTTATAAGGTTTTTGTCATCGTGACGTGCGGAATGCCCGCATCCATAAATTCGCCGGACACGGTTTCATAGCCCAATGATTGATAGAAAGCTTCCGCATGCGTCTGCGCATTCAGCTTGGAGGCTTGATACGTATGCTCTTCAATGAGAGATTCCATAAACAGAATCATCTCTTTGCCATACCGCTTGCCCCGGTAAGGACGCTTCACGCAGATGCGTTCAAGCTTTCCGTAATCGCCGACAAACCGCAGACGAGCCGCAGCGATAGGCTCATCCTGCTCGTAGCCTACCAGGTGAACGGCCGTGTCATCGTGTTCATCGATTTCTAAATCCTCAGGAACGTTCTGTTCATCAACAAAGACGACGCGTCTTACGTGAAACGCGTCGTCTTTCTCTTGTGGACTTGCAACCTGTCTGATCTCCATGTGTTTATCCCTCCCCAAGACGGAAGGTTTCATACACACTCCAGGCACCGTTCTCCAGCTGATAAAGAAGCTGGAAGCGGCCAACATTATCCTGAATGTCGAATTTGTTCATGCTTAAGCTGCCGTATACATCGAAAAACTCATCATCCGAAAGCTTCTGGGCAATCGTAATGTGAGGAACGAATTTAAAATCTTTTTTATCCGGAAGGCTGCCTGTGTGAAGCTGTTCATTTAAATTGAAAATCTCTTCCGAAGGTTCAACTTTCAAGTAAATTGTATTTGTTACTGGAGAAAAGGAACTCACTTTGTAGATGCCGTAAGAAAAAGGCTCGGTATTCTTCGCAATTTCTTTTAATTCAGGAATGATTTTTTCCTCGATCTCACTTTCTTCCGCTTCGAATGGTTCTTTGACTGTAATGTGTGGCGGAATCAAAGCATAGTGCGGGTCATAGCGTTTACGATAGGAATTCGCGACATCTTGTACTTTTTTTGATGGAAATACTGCAATACCGTATCTCATGGAAAATACCCCTCCTGATTCTTATTTCAATTCTTTTATTCACCAAAAATGGTTAATAAAGCGCGTTTGAAATCCTTCTGCCACGTGCCCCACGTATGATCACCTTCAAGCTCGTGGAACGTA
The Halobacillus halophilus DSM 2266 DNA segment above includes these coding regions:
- a CDS encoding alpha/beta hydrolase: MYKSIIANTLRFFSDQSLNTPMVPIQSVQDKKDILVETDVKDTYISCYYPKGATGENLPVYINLHGGAFIMNSKEMDDPYCRQIANNTGCVVINVDYAKAPEYPFPGPVEQSYQLLHWIKDHAKDLKIDPEKIMVGGQSSGGNIMAALCLLLKERNEPQPLLQVLICPMLDFVTPHADKPEGDPGRARFPQAAHFLNLCYVPERNQAEHPLASPVLAPHTDKLAPALIIAAEYDAFSQEAETYADKLRNASVPVRHEVFEDCYHAFTHLGPELKAQQAWTMIENEIRKTIQS
- a CDS encoding glycosyltransferase codes for the protein MLEKDEVIAMWFMFLAIISTLLLFWQKVSFPIQEPGKTSTYSIIIPARNEEENLKRLLPSILATKSNQREVIVVDDHSEDRTRAAAESFGVKVISNPPLPEEWMGKSWACYNGAKIAKGKTLFFLDADTWFSKHGPERIIQFSENKGVNALVTVHPYHYMHSFWEKFSSIFHLVVFASSGITTVARDQISKHGGFGPCLIIPAETYWELGGHQSIRSEIVEHLAFARRAETRGVQTYAFSGRHVVNMRMYEASLKAVVEGWSKSFASGAKTASPWMTAAAILWITSVISYLLNIPDMGWWSLIGYGILAFWLGRTLQEMGNFKWYDAILFPLHFFFFVVLFGYSILKTFFWKESTWKGRNIAGKNKRGSS
- the fabI gene encoding enoyl-ACP reductase FabI — protein: MNLSLEGRTYVVMGVANKRSIAWGIARSLHEAGARLIFTYASERFGKAVRELADTLEGENNSLFYECDVTNDEAIIQTFENIQNDVGVIHGLAHCIAFANRDELKDEFLNTSRDGFLTAHNISSYSLTAVARAAKPLMSEGGSIITMTYLGGEQVVQNYNVMGVAKASLDASMKYLANDLGKHNIRVNAISAGPIRTLSAKGVGDFNQILQEIEERAPLRRPVTQEEVGDTAYYLMSDLSRGVTGEVIHVDSGFNIIGY
- a CDS encoding glycosyl-4,4'-diaponeurosporenoate acyltransferase CrtO family protein, with translation MTKIIIAWVMIHISISVLVSQLPASMVLSFSKLYELKNWEKNGRVYEQLKIKKWKHFLPEARKWVNQGKGKTAAHLRNEKEFQALTLQTSRSELSHWIQILPAPLFFFFLPTWAGWVMVLYAILFNLPFILVQRYNRTRLERFRKVYEKK
- a CDS encoding DUF2651 family protein — translated: MYVIPLVLFIFPMLAFVIGVLGRALLKKLFIAPVIVFGLSLLAQLLYLHFSFFTWTLIYTALAFSGSIIAHFLLLKYQPSRKVQKTGVIILLGSVLIPALIFTISRPVNAVLMEKKVENHLREEEYSSSDIYSIETFYDGKRNTNRTEPVIAEVVFTDDPGHTYRYIELKKKKQVVQMCEYERSPNFYTNEYTAERPHMVKGCFE
- a CDS encoding monovalent cation:proton antiporter family protein; its protein translation is MEHGASVTSLVIVILAAFITPILLHRFKLNMIPVVVAEIIVGLIIGKSGFDIVEQGSWLEILSTLGFIFLMFLSGLEIDFSIFARRKKRAKPENKGTGAPNPVIVALIVFAGIFAISLGLSYLFVLAGFIDNAFLMTLIISTVSLGVVVPTLKDAQMMKSTIGQTILLVAVIADLATMILLAVFVSLYGESEGNTWLLLILFAVGVLLYFVGKQFRHQSFVETMAKGTIQIDTRAVFTLIILLVALSETVGAENILGAFLAGTLVSLLSPNQEMVKKLDSFGYGFLIPIFFVMVGVDLDIWSLFTDNRVVILIPLLFIALLVSKVVPALILKKWYDTRTVLSTGFILTSTLSLVIAAATIGEREGMIDAQMEGALILVAVLTCLIAPIVFKKIYGKFEDEQHKTVVSFIGSNRMTLPVVRELDINSYETHLYHTKVDKIDDKISRSCFDIKELDGYNVDAMKAYGVFEVDLLVASTGDEEKNAEIARFAKEEGVERVIARVESPELTAELKELKVSVFSVFLSSKALLKAMIEAPNVVDIITKQESALYQINMNNSSYNGVYLREFPFTGDVIMVRIFRGKDSIVPHGDTELKLGDRLIVTGSSEYVDELKMDLEF